The DNA segment TCGAGGTAGCCCAGGATTTCATCGACGCGCGCGTTCAGCGCCGCTTCGCCGCGGCGGACGCCGGGAAGCCTGAGCGAGTCGCTGATAATGTCGCTTTGGGTCCGCGCATGCGCACCGATCCGCACATTGTCGAGCACCGAGAGGTTGGAGAACAGGGCGACATTCTGGAAGGTGCGGCCGATGCCGATTTCGGCGATCCGGTGCGGCGGGCGCCTCAGGATGCTTGCGCCTTCCATCAGGATATCGCCGGCGCTCGGCTGATATAGCCGGCTGAGGCAATTGAAGAGCGTGGTCTTGCCGGCGCCGTTCGGGCCGATCAGGCCCAGGATCTGCCCCTGATGCATGTCGAACGACACGCCGTTCAACGCAACGATGCCGCCAAACGTGACGCTGACGTTGCAAACTGCAAGGAGCGGCGTGGCGGCAGGTAGCGCCTGGGGATCGGTCATCGTTCCCCGCACACAGCCGGCGCCTTTCCTGAATCAGGCCGGCAAAGGCTATCTGATCCCCTCAACCATCCGCGCAACTTTCCCTCCCGTTTTCAGTTTCCGCCCTTCTTGTTTTCTTGCTTGCGGCGCTATTCCGCCGAGTGCTGCTTCGATGGTGCGGACCATGGTCAAAAGACGCGGCCCGATATCGTTGCGCAGCCGGTCTTCCGTGAAACGGAACGCCGGCGCCCCACAGTTAAACGCATATGGGCCGGTTCCGTCATTGAGCTTTAGTGCTACGCCGACGGCGGCGATGTCATCGTGCCATTCGCCTGCCGAGATCGTAAAGCCGTGTTTGGCCACGGTTTCTCCGGCGCGTTCGAGGCCGTCGCGCATCTTGGCCCAGCGGGTGCCGTAATATTCGCGCAGGTCGCGCAGCAGCGCATTGCGCTCCTCCTCGGGCAGCGCCCAGAAATAGGCGCGCCCCATCGCGGTGGTGGCGATTGGAATGCGCGAGCCGACATCGAGCTGGACGCCGAGGGTCATGCCGCGGCTCTGGCCGAAATAGATCATGCTGAGGCGGTCGCGGCCGCCGACCGCCACCGCGCCGCCGGTCTCGCGCATCAGTTCTTCCCGGTAGGGTTCCGACAGGTGACGGACGCCGAGATTGGTAAGTGCGGCATAACCGAGCGCCATGGCTGCCGGCGCCAATTGGTACTTCTCGAAGCGGGGAACCGGCGTAAGATAGCCGAGCTTTGTCAGAGTGTAAGTCAGCCGCGAGACGGTCGGCTTCGGCAGCTTGGTGCGGGCGGCGATCTCCTGATTGCCGAGGAGGCCATCATTTGGCTGGAATGCGCGCAACACATCGAGACCGCGGGAAAGCGCAACAACAAAACTGCGATCAGTCGCGACTTTCTTGCCTTGACGCTTCATGGTCTGACGCCGACGCTTGTTCGCTACTTTCGTACCCGCGAATTCTGGTAGCGAACCCAGCGAGAGGTTTTGTTGACAAGGGACGTGCTTCAAAATAACCCTCCCTGTCAAGATGCGGAATTCAATTCCGCAATGCGGAATAAATTCACCGGCTAAAAATTAGCTACGCAAGAACAGGCTGTTTAGGGAGAGTTGCCGTGAGCGAAGTAGTCAGGCTTGAGCGTCATGACGTGGTTGCCATCGTCACGGTCGACAGTCCTCCGGTGAATGCGCTGAGCGCCGCGGTGCGTGGCGGCATCGTGGACTGCATCACGCGTGCGATTGCGGATTCCGAAGCAAAGGCAATCGTCCTGACCTGCGCCGGGCGCACCTTCATCGCCGGTGCGGATATTACCGAGTTCGGCAAGCCGCCGGTTCCTCCAAGCCTTCATGACGTGCTCAACGCGATCGAAAGTTCGCCAAAGCCCGTGGTGGCTGCGATTCATGGCACGGCACTCGGTGGCGGGCTCGAGGTTGCGCTCGCCTGTCACTATCGGGTCGCGGTCAAGGAAGCCCGGCTCGGCCTGCCCGAAGTGAAGCTCGGGATCCTGCCCGGCGCCGGCGGCACGCAGCGTCTGCCGCGCGCGGTCGGACCGGAGTTGGCGGTCAAGATGATCGTCGGCGGCGATCCGATCTCCGCTTCCGATGCCCT comes from the Bradyrhizobium erythrophlei genome and includes:
- a CDS encoding IclR family transcriptional regulator, yielding MKRQGKKVATDRSFVVALSRGLDVLRAFQPNDGLLGNQEIAARTKLPKPTVSRLTYTLTKLGYLTPVPRFEKYQLAPAAMALGYAALTNLGVRHLSEPYREELMRETGGAVAVGGRDRLSMIYFGQSRGMTLGVQLDVGSRIPIATTAMGRAYFWALPEEERNALLRDLREYYGTRWAKMRDGLERAGETVAKHGFTISAGEWHDDIAAVGVALKLNDGTGPYAFNCGAPAFRFTEDRLRNDIGPRLLTMVRTIEAALGGIAPQARKQEGRKLKTGGKVARMVEGIR
- a CDS encoding ABC transporter ATP-binding protein, with amino-acid sequence MTDPQALPAATPLLAVCNVSVTFGGIVALNGVSFDMHQGQILGLIGPNGAGKTTLFNCLSRLYQPSAGDILMEGASILRRPPHRIAEIGIGRTFQNVALFSNLSVLDNVRIGAHARTQSDIISDSLRLPGVRRGEAALNARVDEILGYLELGDVAHNVVSGLPFGTQKRVELARALATEPKILLLDEPAGGLNHEEVYALGDLIRRIRNDRKITVLLVEHHMGLVMSIADHVVALNFGRKLADGTPAAVQSDPDVIKAYLGSKDQ